The Pseudarthrobacter sp. BIM B-2242 region GTATCCGCACGCACCGGCCCGTAAATGGGACGAGGCGCTGGCAACCCTCGTGGGGCTCGCACGGACACACAACGTTGAACTGGTGGCAATCGGCAACGGAACGGCGTCACGGGAGACAGACAAACTCGCCGCTGAACTGATCAAGCTACTGCCTGCTGCTGAGAAGAAACCGCAGAAACTCGTTGTCTCCGAGGCCGGAGCATCCGTGTATTCGGCGTCGGCACTTGCCGCGGCCGAGCTGCCGGGCATGGATGTTTCCTTGCGCGGGGCGGTCTCCATCGCCCGGCGTCTGCAGGATCCGCTCGCGGAACTGGTGAAAATCGACCCCAAGTCTATCGGCGTGGGCCAGTACCAGCACGACGTCACCGCCTCGAAGCTGGACCGCAGCCTGGACGCGGTAGTGGAAGACTGCGTCAACGCGGTGGGGGTGGATGTGAACACGGCATCGCCCGCACTGCTCAGCCGCGTGGCTGGCGTCGGGCCGCTGCTGAGCGAGAACATTGTGGCATACCGGAACGACCATGGGCCGTTCGCCAAGCGCAGTGACCTGAAGAAGGTGCCCCGGCTCGGTGCCAAGGCCTTCGAACAGTGCGCAGGCTTCCTACGGATCACCGGCGGAGCGGAACCGCTGGACGCCTCAAGCGTGCACCCTGAAGCCTATTCAGTGGCCCGCAAGATCCTGGTGGCTGCCGGGTCGGCGCCCGCGTCGTCCCTGGATCCGCGGACGTTTGTGGACGGGACGTTTGGCCTGCCCACGGTGCAGGACATCCTGGCCGAGCTGGACAAGCCCGGCCGGGATCCGCGCCCGGCCTTTGCCGCCGCGACGTTCGCCGAGGGCATTGAGAAGATCTCCGACCTCAAGCCGGGCATGGTGCTTGAAGGGACGGTGACAAACGTTGCCGCGTTCGGTGCCTTTGTGGATGTGGGCGTGCACCAGGACGGTCTGGTTCATGTGTCCGCGCTGGCCAACAGGTTCGTGTCCGACCCCCGCGAAGTGGTCAAATCGGGGCAGGTTGTGCGCGTGAAGGTGCTGGAAGCCGATCCGGAGCGGAAGCGGATTTCGCTGACGTTAAGGCTCGACGACGAGCCCTCGCCTTCCGCCGGGCGAGGACAGGGCCGTCCGGAAGAGGGCCGTTCGGGCGGCGGAGGCCGGGCAGGAGGCCAGCCGTCGGGGCAGCCGAACCGGCGGGGGACTAGGGGTGCCGATCGCAACTCTGGTGGGCGTGGTGCCGGGACCAGGACTCCGTCCAGCGTAAATCCGTCCGGCGCAAATCCGTCGGTCGGAAACGGCAATGCATCCGGCCGAAAGCCGGATGCCAAGCCAGCAGCCGGCCGGCCTCCAGCTACGAAGCCGGCGCCGGTGAACACCGCGATGGCCGAAGCCCTCCGGAGGGCTGGACTCGGCAAGTAGCGGGCTTCTTCGTCCCTTATCAGGCGAGCGACAAGACGAAGGCGAGGACAAACCCTGCGGCGGTGCTGATGGCTACCGCAGGGCCGCCGTGCTCGTAGGCCTCCGGCATCAGAGTATCCGCGAGCGAGGCGATAACGGCGCCGGCGGCAAAGGCCAGAGGCAGGGAGATGGCTTCAGGGTCCGTGCCGGACAATGGGCCTGCCCCGACAACGACAGCGGCCACCAGCAGCACCGCGCACGCAAACCAAAGGCCTATGACGCTGCCGGCCGAGCGGCCCTGGCTTCGCATGGACGCAGCGCCGACCAGTGCCTCCGGCAGGTTGGAGACGAAGATGGCGGCGAGCAGCGCCAGCCCGCCGGTGCCCTCGCCAAGGGAGACCCCCAAAGCCACATTCTCCGGCACACCATCCAGGGTCACCGCAGCCAGGAGCGCCATTCCGGCCGCCCCGCGCGTGGAAGCAGCGGTTGCTTTGCGGTCGGCCGCTGCTGCGTCGGTGTCCAGCTTGGCGCTGCCTTGGTATTCATCGGCGGGAGTTGCCTGCGCACCCGGCTGTGCCCAACGGTCCAGGAGTGCGCTGAGGATGGTGAAGACAATGGCACCGCCCAAGAGTCCCAGTGCTGCTCGAACGATGCCACCCCGTTGGTAGGCATCCTCAAAGAGTTCGAACGCGAGGGCCGTTATGAGGGAGCCTGCTGCGAATGCCAGCAGGATGGCCAACAGACGTTTGGGCAATTCGAACCGCACGCCGATGACGGCACCCAGAATCAGTGCGCTGGATGCTATGACGCCGAAAAACAGCGGCATGATCATCCGGTCAGTATAGGAGTGCACGTCAGCCGTTGGAAGCTGGCATTTTTTCTTGTCCGGGGCATCGCAGCCGGTGTTGTGGCTGCTGTCCCTGACCAGGCATGTAAGCTTCCGGCCGACGATTGTTTCTGGAAGTGTGGGGTCATGACTTACTTCCTGGAGTACATCGTTCCTGCTGCTTCCAACGACGCTGAGTTTGAATTCCCCAACGAAGAAATCAACGCTGACACCACCGTGCCTCTCCAGAAGACAGAGGCCAACGTCGTCCACACACCAGAGTTACCTGCCCGGACAGGCATCCTCGGCGCGACGGATTCTGAGGCCAAACTCGAGGCCGAGCAACTCATCACCCACAGCCGTGCGCGGGAGGGCAGCTTGTACTTTGACCCTTCTAGTTCTCTTCAGGCCGGAGTGGGAACTCTGGTGGCAACCTTCGTCGAAGGACGTGGCTGGCAGGACTCCTAGTCGACCAACCCTTCCGGCAGGTGGGGTGGTTCCCAATCGGGGTGTTCGCTTTGGTAACGCCGGCCGGCCGGAGATATCCAGCCGGGCGGGTTGTCTTTGCTGGGCTCGGTGGGTGTCCATCCGGTGGTGTGGCGGAGGATGTGGTGACGGCGGCACGGCTGGCCGAGGTTCGAAACCCCGGTGGTGCCGCCGTTGGCCCAGGCGAGGACGTGGTCGGCTTCGTTGTCCAGGGATTGGTTGGTGCAGCCGGGGAACGGGCATTTGCCGTCCCTGAGCCTGAGCCATCGGCGTTGCGCTTTGGTGACCGGGTAGCTGGTCCGTCCGATTTCCAGCGGTGCACCGTCACGCGGGTCAATGAGGACCCGGTGAAAGGACTTGGCGCCGTTGGCAATCAGCTGCCGGGCCATGGACGGCGGGATCGGCCCGTAACCGTCGAGCATGGCCGGCTCCTCCGTGACACCGAGCAGGGCCATCACCGGGACCATAATCAGCACCTGCGCCTGCGGCGACGGAACACCGCCAAGCAGCTCCATAGGCTCGCTGGCGGCCGGGACGGTATTCGTCTCGCTGGCGGCCGGGAGGGCAGTGTCACGGACCGGCAGGTCTTCCAGGTCATTGCCGGCACCGCCAGGGACATTGCCAGCCCGGTCAGAGACATTGCCGGCACGGTCAGGGACGCTGTCCGCGGCACCGGAATTGACGCCTAGCAGCCAGGTCGCGGCGATATCGGCCCGCAGCTGGGTGAGTGTTTTGTCCTCGTCCGGGCCCTGCATGGCCCGGGCCGCGGCGGTGGCCCGGTTCCAGATTCC contains the following coding sequences:
- a CDS encoding Tex family protein, which encodes MTQLPHAPSAPVSAETADSAIHTQIARELGVQAWQVRAAVELLDGGSTVPFIARYRKEATGTLDDTQLRELDERLRYLRELEDRRRTVLEAIGSQGQLTKELQAAILAADTKSRLEDIYLPFKSKRRTKAQIAREAGLEPLADALLKRPDVHPEREAAKYLNAEHAIDDAAAALAGARSILVERVAQDPDLAANLRERLWTQGRMVSRVKKGKEAEGQKFADYFDFTQAPSGMPSHRVLALLRGEKDGVLELELAEADPNKDDALAAARSRYEAAVARCLGVADRGRPADAWLMQTAQLAWRSRVLARLTADLRSRMFTAAEDEAVRVFAANLRDVLLAAPAGNRATLGLDPGLRTGVKVAVVDGTGKVVATDTVYPHAPARKWDEALATLVGLARTHNVELVAIGNGTASRETDKLAAELIKLLPAAEKKPQKLVVSEAGASVYSASALAAAELPGMDVSLRGAVSIARRLQDPLAELVKIDPKSIGVGQYQHDVTASKLDRSLDAVVEDCVNAVGVDVNTASPALLSRVAGVGPLLSENIVAYRNDHGPFAKRSDLKKVPRLGAKAFEQCAGFLRITGGAEPLDASSVHPEAYSVARKILVAAGSAPASSLDPRTFVDGTFGLPTVQDILAELDKPGRDPRPAFAAATFAEGIEKISDLKPGMVLEGTVTNVAAFGAFVDVGVHQDGLVHVSALANRFVSDPREVVKSGQVVRVKVLEADPERKRISLTLRLDDEPSPSAGRGQGRPEEGRSGGGGRAGGQPSGQPNRRGTRGADRNSGGRGAGTRTPSSVNPSGANPSVGNGNASGRKPDAKPAAGRPPATKPAPVNTAMAEALRRAGLGK
- a CDS encoding HNH endonuclease signature motif containing protein; this encodes MDNSTAVDTAEVLGAPAGAADLLRQEYDGCLDALVEITREEARLAARKVRAAARCAQLARTMASPSMTLQEESAHGMALVAELAGVLTVSEAAAANLLAEAHELTTALPLTLSSLEAGTISWQHARIVVDETNGLSPEGAQALEAHFLDPAAPNPARGAPAGEMVAGRFRAKARTWRERHHPVGIEKRHATSAADRRLLFAPARDGMAWLSAYLPADTASGIWNRATAAARAMQGPDEDKTLTQLRADIAATWLLGVNSGAADSVPDRAGNVSDRAGNVPGGAGNDLEDLPVRDTALPAASETNTVPAASEPMELLGGVPSPQAQVLIMVPVMALLGVTEEPAMLDGYGPIPPSMARQLIANGAKSFHRVLIDPRDGAPLEIGRTSYPVTKAQRRWLRLRDGKCPFPGCTNQSLDNEADHVLAWANGGTTGVSNLGQPCRRHHILRHTTGWTPTEPSKDNPPGWISPAGRRYQSEHPDWEPPHLPEGLVD
- a CDS encoding ZIP family metal transporter gives rise to the protein MIMPLFFGVIASSALILGAVIGVRFELPKRLLAILLAFAAGSLITALAFELFEDAYQRGGIVRAALGLLGGAIVFTILSALLDRWAQPGAQATPADEYQGSAKLDTDAAAADRKATAASTRGAAGMALLAAVTLDGVPENVALGVSLGEGTGGLALLAAIFVSNLPEALVGAASMRSQGRSAGSVIGLWFACAVLLVAAVVVGAGPLSGTDPEAISLPLAFAAGAVIASLADTLMPEAYEHGGPAVAISTAAGFVLAFVLSLA